One genomic window of Caenorhabditis elegans chromosome I includes the following:
- the azin-1 gene encoding AntiZyme INhibitor (Confirmed by transcript evidence;~Product from WormBase gene class azin), giving the protein MFRALQGRECAWKLARTVPNSSKIPSAEESNESSIPPLSGAVVDQISKIYAEPQLRASQIQLDKNAEPPWDPDPKA; this is encoded by the exons TTGTTCCGTGCACTCCAAGGGAGAGAGTGTGCATGGAAGCTTGCCCGAACTGTCCCCAATTCGTCCAAGATTCCCTCCGCCGAGGAATCTAACGAGTCTTCCATACCGCCCTTAAGTGGcgct GTAGTCGATCAGATCTCTAAGATCTACGCGGAGCCTCAACTTCGCGCCAGTCAAATCCAACTCGACAAGAACGCCGAGCCACCTTGGGATCCAGATCCGAAAGCCTGA
- the azin-1 gene encoding AntiZyme INhibitor (Confirmed by transcript evidence;~Product from WormBase gene class azin), with protein sequence MGSRSESLRRQLCSSIASRSAD encoded by the exons TTGGGATCCAGATCCGAAAGCCTGAG aCGTCAACTCTGTTCTTCAATCGCTTCCCGTTCTGCCGACTGA
- the azin-1 gene encoding BRCA1 (Confirmed by transcript evidence) → VTSSHSSSPARLCPPDDVSWISREELASRVSNNRHIPP, encoded by the coding sequence GTGACCTCATCTCATTCCTCGTCTCCAGCCCGTCTCTGTCCTCCGGACGACGTCTCGTGGATCTCGCGTGAAGAGCTCGCATCGCGTGTTTCCAACAACCGTCACATCCCGCCATAA
- the azin-1 gene encoding Antizyme inhibitor 1 (Confirmed by transcript evidence) gives MVRHRLPSSTYYTPAGEPEWSREMFGEQSIAVLSGAYRNPIEMARHVAARCGSYQPFFVMDVAAIERRLEALRVMLPRVRPNYAVACNADPVLARVLSNNIDVNFEVSNTAELELVSMNVEPSRAVFCSQLMTRKAIKNAVLAGCSTFVVESEKQVTDVMNASPEAEIILAVCLPYSTGEVPFGCSVDEIEEILDMAHLLGANVTGIYLELGLRATLEDYITSVHDARSIFETADQKFLTLRRVCFGNLSVPTGADGAVNNEFMSFCNSLNNVIDDLFESNIDFSASIGRFLVTNAFTLCTNVIGKRAMDAKFITNDDFDDGVGFVYQTNDGVYGSFGCKQMDIKPLCKPLDVENDSEEQLHFGTILGPTLDGTDVAQRLMKSRQLRVGEWLVWEQMGAFTIPVDSEHSVPPVYYYSGKECWQKLIHKDEQRRSPSPSVSDNEDIGSDGEGGYASSCEDSEAEMALEPLIEDLNEFF, from the exons aTGGTGAGACACCGCCTTCCTTCGTCTACCTACTACACTCCGGCTGGCGAGCCGGAATGGTCTCGTGAGATGTTCGGTGAGCAATCGATTGCCGTTCTCTCTGGAGCCTACCGTAATCCAATCGAAATGGCTCGCCACGTCGCCGCTCGTTGTGGTTCCTATCAACCATTTTTTGTGATGGATGTCGCTGCCATCGAACGACGTCTTGAAGCACTTCGTGTGATGCTTCCAAGAGTTCGTCCCAACTATGCAGTCGCTTGTAATGCTGATCCAGTGTTGGCTAGAGTTCTCTCGAACAACATCGATGTCAACTTTGAAGTGTCGAATACTGCAGAACTCGAGTTAGTCAGCATGAATGTCGAACCATCGAGAGCAGTTTTCTGCTCACAACTGATGACTCGTAAAGCTATCAAAAATGCTGTTTTGGCTGGATGCTCCACTTTTGTTGTAGAAAGCGAGAAACAAGTTACCGATGTGATGAATGCATCACCAGAAGCTGAAATCATCCTAGCTGTCTGTCTTCCATACTCGACTGGAGAAGTTCCATTCGGATGCTCAGTTGATGAGATTGAGGAGATTCTAGATATGGCTCATCTTCTTGGTGCAAATGTTACCGGAATCTA TCTCGAACTTGGACTTCGTGCCACCCTGGAGGACTACATCACATCAGTTCACGATGCTCGCTCGATCTTCGAAACTGCTGATCAAAAGTTCCTGACACTCCGTCGTGTCTGCTTTGGGAATCTCTCTGTTCCAACTGGAGCCGATGGAGCTGTGAATAATGAATTCATGTCATTTTGCAACTCTCTCAACAATGTCATTGATGACCTATTTGAATCTAATATTGATTTCTCTGCAAGCATCGGACGTTTCCTTGTGACAAATGCATTCACATTGTGCACAAATGTTATTGGAAAACGTGCAATGGACGCCAAATTTATTACAAACGATGATTTCGATGATGGAGTTGGATTTGTATATCAAACCAATGATGGTGTATATGGATCATTTGGATGCAAGCAAATGGATATTAAACCATTGTGTAAACCATTGGATGTTGAGAATGACTCTGAAGAGCAACTACATTTCGGAACGATTCTCGGCCCAACTTTGGATGGAACCGATGTTGCTCAAAGACTCATGAAAAGCCGTCAATTGCGTGTCGGCGAGTGGCTCGTTTGGGAACAAATGGGCGCTTTCACAATTCCTGTTGACAGTGAGCATTCGGTGCCGCCTGTGTATTACTATTCTGGAAAAGAATGCTG GCAAAAACTAATCCACAAAGATGAACAACGCCGTTCTCCATCGCCAAGTGTCAGTGACAACGAAGATATTGGAAGTGATGGTGAAGGTGGCTACGCATCTTCATGTGAGGATTCGGAGGCGGAGATGGCTTTGGAGCCATTGATCGAGGATTTGAACGAATTCTTTTGA
- the F53F10.1 gene encoding Coiled-coil domain-containing protein 102A (Confirmed by transcript evidence), which yields MADSIASIGNRYIDNNDTDMHFLRTWAVRRCQHTDWDICERIRLGELKEARDRAAQMEKTMRWWSSCTADWRNRWSAVRDERNRAREEAETLRLNYDLLLEEKRFLAEQLYHVDSESDEPKLEISQKPEIDGTKRNAVVQTIHSISCDPPSILVKSYSAAQIEAVLREPSVDEPPVETTKSDINEELKAENEFLKDQANELNKCREKIETDGKTIQDLRLRIQSMERELMAAKNSKRASSS from the exons ATGGCCGACTCCATTGCTTCCATTGGGAATAGATATATCGATAATAATg acaccGATATGCACTTTCTCCGTACATGGGCTGTCCGACGGTGCCAACACACAGACTGGGACATTTGTGAACGAATTAGGTTAGGTGAACTGAAAGAG gcaAGAGATCGCGCTGCACAAATGGAGAAAACCATGAGATGGTGGTCTAGTTGTACAGCAGACTGGAGGAATCGATGGAG tgctGTTCGAGACGAGAGGAATCGTGCTCGTGAAGAAGCTGAAACATTACGACTCAATTATGATCTTCTCCTC gaagaaaAGAGATTTCTAGCGGAACAACTGTACCACGTCGACTCGGAATCCGACGAGCCAAAACTCGAAATCTCTCAAAAACCAGAAATCGACGGAACCAAACGAAATGCAGTTGTTCAGAcaattcattcaatttcatGTGATCCTCCATCAATTCTAGTCAAAAGTTATTCGGCGGCTCAAATTGAAGCAGTTCTTCGTGAGCCAAGTGTCGATGAGCCGCCCGTTGAGACGACTAAATCCGATATAAATGAAGAATTGAAGGCTGAAAATGAATTCCTGAAGGATCAGGCGAATGAGTTGAACAAGTGTCGAGAGAAGATTGAAACCGATGGAAAGACAATCCAGGATCTCCGTTTACGAATCCAAAGTATGGAGAGGGAGCTGATGgcggcaaaaaattcaaaaagagcaAGCAGTTCctaa